The segment CTATGGTTAGTAAAAATGAAAAACTTATATACTTGGGTAACCCTTACGATACCTTAAAGACAGCATTAGGTTTGAACGAAGATAAACCGAGACCGCACGAATTTAACACCGAAATATTTCCGCTGGATGATAGTGGGTGTGTAAACTTCGGGGAACTTTCAAAAACACTAAACGGCGCACCTGACTGCGTTCTGGCCATTCAACGGTCTTGTGGCTATGACCCCAACAGACGATCATTTTCAATGGAATACATAAAACGTATTGTAGACTTTGTCAGGCAAAATTATCCTAAGGTTAGACTATTCGTTGATAATTGTTATGGAGAATTTGTAGAGGATAAAGAACCACCAATGCTAGGGGTGGATCTTACTGCCGGGTCATTGATAAAAAACCCCGGTGGTGGAATTGCGCCGGGCGGTGGTTACTTAGTGGGCAAAGAAGAACTAATTGAAATTGCAGCGGAACTTCTTACCGCGCCGGGGTTAGGAAAAGATGTCGGTGCCAGCTTGTGGGACAAGCGATTGGTATTTCAGGGACTATTTCTTGCACCGTTGATTGTACTTGAAGCTTTGTGTGGGATGATTTTCTCAAGTAATTTGCTCTCTACCCTAGGGTTTGGCGTCAGTCCTGCCCCTCGGGAACAGCGAACAGATATCATTCAAAGAATCGACTTCGGCAGCCGGGAACTTTTACTGGCATTTTGTCGTGGTATTCAAAAATATTCCCCGATAGATTCTCAAGTGATTCCTCAGCCTGGACCTTTGCCTGGCTATGCTCACCCTGTCATCATGGCTGCCGGTACTTTCGTTCAGGGAGGATCCTTGGAATTAAGTTCTGACGCGCCTATACATGAACCGTTTAGTGCTTTCCTTCAGGGAGGCCTATCCAGAGAATATACCATTGAAACCGTGGTTAAGAGCATTGAAATTATTCGTGATTAGTTGCTAATTAACTGCGGCAAAGTTGGTAAATTTTAATTGTTAGGAGTAGCCATGGATACCCTGATGCTGACAGTTATTTTTATATTTATGATTATCGGGATAGCAGGAACCCTTATTCCCCTTGTACCGGGGCTTCCCCTTATCGCAGCTATGGTTTTAATATACGCTGTTTTAGATGGATTTCAAACAATTTCCCTTACCGTGTTAGCTATTTTCCTGTTACTCACCGGTGTAGGTATGGCGGCAGATTTTCTTTCTGCTACTATTGGCGCTAAAAAATATGGCGCCGATCGTTTGGGAGTATATGGAAGCATTGTGGGGATGGTTATCGGGCTTTTAACAATGGGACCGCTTGGCCTAGTTCTTGGACCGCTGGCAGGTGCGATTATCGGGGAAACTCTATCCGGTAAGGACTTCCAGTCGGCTCTAAAAACCGGATTGGGAAGTCTGATTGGCTTTTTAGGAGGCGCATTGATTCAGTTTCTCATCGCTCTTTTAATGGTCGGATACTTTATTTATTTGGTATTAATTTAATGTTTTCAAGGAAACATCTGCCTTCATTTCAAAGCATTGCCAAAGCTGAAGCTATATGCTAAGATATTTACTGATGAGTAAAAGGGGGTATATTGGTATGGAAAATTTAACAAAGGAAGATGTCCTTAAGTTAGCACGGGATAACGATGTGCAGTTTGTGCGCTTACAATTTACCGATATTTTCGGCGTATTAAAGAATGTTGCTATTACAGTCAAGCAGTTAGAAAAAGCATTGGATGGGGAACTAATGTTTGACGGTTCGTCTATAGAAGGTTTTGTACGCATTGAAGAATCTGACATGTATCTCAAGCCTGACCCTTCAACATTTGTTATTTTCCCATGGAGACCCCAAGAAGGTGCCGTGGCAAGGTTGATTTGTGACGTTTATAACCCTGACGGTACCCCTTTCAGTGGTTGTCCCCGTTGCACCTTAAAGCGTGTCGTAGCTGAAGCAGAAGAGCTGGGCTATTCGGTAAATGTAGGTCCTGAAGCAGAGTTCTTCCTCTTCATGGTTGATGAAAGAGGATTGCCCACAACAATTACCCATGATAAAGCTGGTTACTTTGATTTAACGCCGGTGGATTTAGGGGAGAATGCCCGACGCGATATGGTAATCGCGTTACAAGATATAGGATTTGAGGTAGAGGCATCCCATCACGAGGTTGCCCCGGGGCAGCATGAGATTGATTTTAAATATGATGATGCACTAACTACTGCAGATAAGATTGCTACCTTTAAGTTTGTAGTCCGCACAATCGCTCAAAGACATGGCTTGCATGCTACCTTTATGCCCAAACCGATATTCGGTATTCCTGGTTCCGGTATGCATACGCATGTTTCCTTATTCCAGGGAAACGAAAACGTATTTTTTGATGCTAATGACAAAAGGGAGTTAAGTGAAACGGCATATCATTTTATCGGCGGTTTGCTGAAGCACGCACGCTCTTTTTGTGCAATTACTAATCCCACGATAAACTCGTACAAACGACTAGTCTCGGGATTTGAAGCGCCAGTTTATGTCGCCTGGTCTGAAAAAAATCGTAGTCCATTGTTGAGAATTCCGGCCAGAAGGGGAGTCGGTACTAGGGTGGAAGTTAGGAACCCGGATCCTGCTGCTAATCCGTATTTAGCATTGGCTGTAATAATTAAGGCGGGAATAGACGGTATTAAGAACAAAATAATGCCGCCGGAACCCACAGATAAGAATATTTATGACTTGGATGCTAAGGAGCGAAATGAACTGGGGATCGATAATCTCCCCGCTGACTTAATAGAAGCAGTTCAAGAACTGCAAGGCAGCAAAGTTGTTCGCGAAGCATTAGGAGAACACTTGTATAAGCGTTTTGTCGATGCTAAGATAATGGAATGGGATAAATACCGTAGCCAAGTCCATGATTGGGAACTGCAGGAATACTTAACTAAGTTTTAGTAATTTAAGCCAGATATTTTATTAGCCCCCACAAACGTCGGTTTGTTAATCGACAAAGACTAAGCGATAGCTATAGATACGGGCCTGGACCGGGATGCAGGGCGAAAAATAAAACGGGCCTTAAATGAAAAGGGACTGGGGTTGGCAGCGATCATCAATACTCATGCCCATGCAGATCATTTCGAATGTATTTAATAACGCAGGACTTTAGTTGTCCTGCGTTATTTTAGAATATAACCCGATATAGGCCGATCACTTTGCCTATTATCTGGACATCCCTAGATATAATCGGTGCTAGACTGTCATTTTCCGGTTGTAATCTTATTGCAGAAGCCTCTTTGTAGAATGTCTTTACTGTTGCCTCTTCACCCAGCAACGCCACTACAATCTCTCCGTCACTGGCAGTCGATTGCGAACGCACAAGAATCTGGTCACCATCAAGAATTCCCGCATTAATCATACTGTCACCCCGCACCTTCAGCATGAATATATCCTCCCCTGGGTTTCCAATTAAATCCAGGGGAAGGGGATACCTGTCTTCTACGTTCTCAGAAGCAAGGATGGGTTCACCGGCCGTGATCTGACCGACAAGAGGGACTGTGGTCATTTCTTTTTTGGGCTGAAATTCATTATCCAACAGTTCAATAGCCCGGGGTTTTGAAGGATCCCGGCGAATATAGCCTGTTTGTTGTAGATAGGCAAGATGACTGTGTACTGTAGAGCTGGAGCTTAGACCAACTGCCGCACCAATTTCGCGAACAGAAGGGGGATATCCCTTGGTAGAAATTTGCTGATAAATATAATCCAGGATAGAAGCCTGTCTATTAGATAAGTTAGGGTACTTGCTCAATTATCACACCTCCGAGGATAAATATGGAATTTATTTTAGTATAGCAAACAATTGCAAATATCGCAAACAAATGTTCGAATTATTTTCCAAAATCTATTGACCGGAACGCATGTTCGTGATAATATTTGTATGAAAGAACACATGTTTGCATAGGAGGTTATAAACGAATGACGCAACCCTATCTTGTAATTGGTGATAAAAAGAGGAAGGCAGGCAGAATTCGATTTATTTTACTAATATTATGTGTCACTATAGTAATGTGGTTACTTGGTGCAAGTTTTTTCGACCAGAATGCGGTTGGCAGTGATCAAGAAATGGTGCAAATAGTGGTAGAGGAAGGGGATAGTCTGTGGTCCATCTGTAAAGAATTACAAATGGAAGGCGATATCCGACGAATGATCTATCAGATAAAAATTATTAATAATTTGGAACAAAGTACTATTTACCCTGGACAGGTTTTATTGGTGCCAGTCCATTAGATTAATAGAAACGCCACACTCTCTGATATTATGTTAACTATCAGGGAGTTTTCTTATGTCTATTTCTACTTTCTATTAACTATTCACCAATATTACGATTTATCCATTACACTATGGTATTGAATAACAGCAATGCAAACATAGCCTTAGTTCCAACAAGATTCAGGAAATATTAAATAACAATGTAACGGAAGGGATATATCAGTTAGGCAGTAAGAAATTTTTCAAATTAGAAACTTTACGCAATAGCAGCGAATTGACATAAAATCAAATAATAGTTGTTTGAATAGATTTACTGCTTCCTATAATATTAATTATGTAAACTAGAAAAGGAAAATTTTAGATAGAAGTCTTAATAGCGAACAAATCAACAGCAAACCGGTCAACCCGCCAATTCTCCTTGGTTGATTCAACATCTCTAATCATTACTTGCCAACTCCTCAAAATCGTCGTCAAGTTTCTTAATGCCCACACCTTCCAAGACCGACTTTACCAGGGCAACTTTCCTCGGACCCCAGTTGGTTAACACTACAGCCAGATCATTTTATTTCCCATGAAATCCGCTTTTTTACGAAGCCGCAGAATCTGTTTTAAGGCCCCTTAAATTTCGCCCAGGGGTGTTTGTACGTATGCAATATAGTCCCAAAACTCTCAGCGCCGTTTGGGGCCTTTGGGAAACTTTGTATTAGTGACTAAACCTGTTAAAACTAGGTTTAACTTTGTATTTACCGTAATTATATGACCATTAAAGTTGGACGGTAACCCAAATAAAAAATCTTTAGAACTAATTCAGAAATGAGTGATTATGTCTTGGTACCAGCAAGTCAAAAGGGCGACCCAATTTTTAGTTGCACAAATCTTAAAATGTCAGCGAAAATTTATTTCGCTGTTTCATTACGAAACAGAGCCCTATTTTTCTCTTGAATAAAGTGAAATATTTCACATATTGTTTGTGAATGGCCAATGGTTACTTGCTTTTTCATGGAGGTTAATAGTCTGTTTCTAATCACATTCCACAATCGCTTTAAAGAAACTCAAACATTCCTCCCCTCCCCTTTAACTTGAACTAGGTTATATGCAGGTCTAGTTTTGTGGATATGGGAAATGCTAGAATTTGCCTTGTAACGCTAGAACCAGTTACTCTTTATTCTCATTAAAAAGCCAACCCGGAACTTCTACATGAGGATTGAGAAGCTGAGCAATTTCATATTCTTCGCCTTCAATCAAGTTTATAATTCTTTCTATTAGGCCTGAATCAATTTTATAAACAGACAGGGCTGTATAGCAAAGTTTGTAACCAAGTTCTCTCTTTCCTTGCTGGACAAAATAGCACCCACAAGCAAAAAGATCCCCAATGGCAACAGGCAATGGTCCATACTCCGTTTTCCCTGGTCGGTGACAGGGGGACGGGATTATCGTCACACTATGATCTTTGGATTATCCACCCCTGGGGTACTTTGTACTATAGGGGTCCTGTGTGTCAACATCCCCGTCCCTCTGTCATCTGCATGTCTTATATATGGTGGTTTAAAACCAATCCTTCCTGGATTCCATTTGGATAAAGATAAATACGTCGACGCCTATCAAACATAGGATTTGCATTGTGGATAATACTATGGTGATTCGGGCAGGTAATAAGCTGATTATCAGAATCATTATTCAGGCTATGTATAAAATAATCGATGTGATGTGCCTCTACTACATTCGAGTCATACTTCTTACCAACATCTGTTCCACAAATTTGACACCGGTAGTCATAAAGTAATTTAAGATTATCGCCTATCTTTCGATTAAGCTTGCGAATCTTAACTAAACGTTCCGTTTCAAAGATAGCGGGCTCGCCATCAATCACATCATAATTAAAGTTCGCTTCTAATACTCGCTCCTGCTTATTTTTAATGATCTCTTTTAAAATAGAAATATCCTCTGCGACAATTGCTTCAAGCAGATATGTATCCTGATATTCTGTGGTATAAATAGCTATATATTCTTTACAATCCTCCGGCAAACGGATCATGGTTCTGTCACCCTTTTCCCGGAGTTTTCTTTTATCAGAAATGTATTTAAAACTATTTATGAAATAAGTCTTCAATGCATTTGACAGTTCTCCATTCGGAGAATACCTTATTTGCAATGTATCTTTTTTTCGGTTATGTCTTTCAGCAAAATTGACATTTGTTATCTTAGCTTGGTAACTCCTTCCATCTAGAATCATCGTGATACTTTTCGATTCGCCTCTGGACAAAAATTGGCCCATATTACGACCAAACACAACCTGATTGTTAAGTGGCAAAGTAAGACCTTCATTTAAAAGTGACCAATCAACTTCTTTTTTATATACATAATTTTCTTCTGTTTCCACTCATCTTCACCTCTTGCATCGTACATCACAGTTTAATTAGCTTTAAGGTCGATTACTCAACGATATTTTAATATGGAATCTGTACGTTTGCTAATTGAGTGTAAGCCGTCTCCCCGACACCACTGCATAATTACAATAGCCCTACATACGGTTGTCCGAACAGTCCGAGCTAGGAAGAAAAGGTAAAACTTATGCTATTTTGGGCCCCTTTTAAAGTTCGCATATTTACAATTTCGACTTCCTTCCACATTTTCCTTTTTTTGCCTGAATACTGCACATTACCAAATTAGACAGCGAAAAACAAAGCCTCGTTATTGTTCCCAACATACAAAGAAACAGCTTAGCAGCCATATGGCAACCACGCTGTTCCTGCTAGTCCATGTTACATAGTTACATAACTATCGCTCATTTTGTCCTATTACTACATAGTTCCTGCATGTCCTCTTTCAATATAACTGCATACTATGATGAATTGCTTCGCACTATCTGTCGCTAGCTTCAGTAGTAATTACACTCTTTTAAGATTTCAACATACCTTTATTTACTGCTTCCCACAAGTAAAGAGAAGCTACTGTTCTATACGGCTTCCATACCTCGCCCATTTCTTGCATTGTTTCTTTACTGGGCTGCTCCGGGAGATCGTAGAGCCATTGAGCCGCTCTTTTAAGACCAACGTCATCTGCTGAGAAAATATCATGAACATTTCTGCTGACCATCTGCCTATCCCCTTAATCTTTGTCAACAACTCCAATACTTCTTTATCGGACAGGTCGTGCATGCTCTCTAAATTTAATTTATCACTTAGAACAGTATCTGATAGGTACTTTGCATACGAAATCTTTTGCCTGGATAACCCCATTGACCTTAATTTATCGTCTGGTGCAGCTATAATCTGCTCCGGTGAAACTTCATCTAGATCCCTTTCAATTCGCCTCCAAATAGTTGTGGCAGCTTTAATTGATAGCTGCTGGCCAATAATAATTCGTATTAGGGACTGGAACAAATCTGTTCTTAAGTTCAAAGTACAATTTCCAATTCTGTCTATTAAGTATGCCATTTTGTGTTCTGAATCTTTAATATGATTTAATTCAATGCCGTTGTCTGTAAATACCTGGGTACCCATGACTTACACCTCTTTAATACAACAAAAGTATAATTTCATTATACCTGCTACTACAGATTTCTAAAGAGGTATTTATTTCATTTCCGCTTTTAGAATCCAAAGTGATAGCTGCCCAACCAGTGCACCTCTCCCCCTGCTTTGTAAATTGTGGCAAGTAGCAGTATCGAAAATGCCCACGGAAATATTCCTAATAAAGTTAACACCGCGTACCGTACCGGGTTTACTTTACTCATTCCTGCAACATAGGAAATATAATTACCAATGCCAAAAGGGCGGCTCAAACAAATGCTGAGCTCCCCATAGCGTACAAACCATAGCTGCACCTTGCGTATTTTTGAAAACATGTAATCCGGGATTTTAGCTTGGAATTTTAAACCTACTAGATAGGGAATAAAACTTGCCGCACAGTACGCCAAGCTCATACCCAAAGCTACGGCTAATAACTGTAATAAGCCGTCATCCAGGAAGTTGCCAAGAGTCAGCACTACAGCTAACCCCGGAAAAGGAATTGAGGAACCTTCAAGGAGCATTGACATATAGAGTCCAAAAATACCATAATCATTCAGGGTCTCGATTATTTGCACCATTACTTATCACCTTTACTAACTTACAGTTGAACTTCTTTCCGTTGCTTCCCTTCCCATTTACATCAGCCTATTATAGAATCATACAGATTTCAAGCAAGACAAAAGAAACGTCCCCGCGTCTTCCGGCCAAAACTGAGTAAACCCAAAAAACGTACACTGGCTTCGGCAGATGAAGAGTACCGCAATTTGCTGATCCAGATGAATTTTAAAAGAAATTGATTTTGCAATCCATAAAGTTGGCAAAGACAAGGAGCACCAAAGGAGCATAGGAGAGGACTGTCTGTTTCCGCCATGGGACGGCTGGTTTTCCTGTATCCAAATATCGATGAAAGGAAGTCCTCATTCTTCCCTCAAAGACCAACAGGCAAGAAGGCCGCAACATCATGATCATTATCCATATTTTTTTAAAAATTCGTTTTCAGATTATGGAATTATATGGGTTCGTGAATTCGCCGTGAACCATGAACCATGGGGTACAAGCCGATTTATCTGTTCGTTACTGGCACTCTATAGAAGCTGCATGTTACATTTTCATAAATACACTCGTTATCCGGCACTCAAATGTTTAATGTCAATGGCAAGTTTGCTAATATTGTTGTCTGGCAACATGAGCCACTGTGTGCCGCTGTGTCGCGTTTTAGCTGCCGCCATAGGGTAGTTTTACCTTCCACGAAGGTGAGGAGGAATTTGACGGCTTTGTGCCGGAAATCACCAGATAAATCATCCGGCAGTAAATAGTCCCTAACCATCCCATTTACAGGCTGAACCATGGGGTCACAGAGCTTCCCCGCTCCAACTCACACCGCCCCGCAAAGCGGGTCGTGGAACGATTCTCTTCGGGGTCGGATTTCCGCTGCTGGGGTCGGAATAGGGGTTACGAACTGGGGAATTCAGCATTTGTCAAGGAGCATGCAGGAGTCATGTTTGATCCCTATAGATTTTTATGCTTTTCTTTAATAATCTTAAGCAAGTATTCACTTTTCTTAGCCATTGTTTTCTCATCATAGAGATATTCTCCACCACTAGGTCTATATGAAGCAAAGTAAGTTGCATAATCTTGAATCTCATCATTATCCGAAAATAGTCTGTCAAGTGCGACTTCTATTTCTCCAGCAATAGTCAAAGTACGGTCTTTTCCAGAAATAAAATCTTCGAGTTTGTTTACAAGAATTTCAATCTCATTATTATCCAAAAGTATCATCCTCCTGTTATTTCGGATTTATTATAGTTATTATACGTTTTCCTGTGGCAGTATCTACAACAACTTCTTTAATACTTGAACTAGCATTCCTAAGTGTTATAGTATCTCCTAAAGGATGTTGGCTAATTTTTCTGATATCAGTAACAGTATCAAGAAAATTATCTATATCAGTCATTGATGTCGGTACACGGCCTTTAGGAGGATTAACCATTCTTTCCGCAGCGTGTGCAGTTATCGTCCTGCCTCCAGGTGTGATATTTGTTGGACTATTAAGTATCTGTCTTGCTGCAAAGTCCCCATCATATAATGCTGGAAGATTTTTATTAATAGTACTCCCCGCACCCTTACCAAACATCCTGCCAACAGTCTCGGTAACATCATCATATAATCTTCCGCCAATTTTCTTTACTCCAGATAATAGTTTACTTCCGACATTTGTCGTTAATTTCTTTGCTACAAACCCGCCTGCAAGAGGTAATCCAACTGGGCCGGTGCTTTGTATTAATGCTAATTCACCATCTGTAGGCTTAATCCATTTATCATAGAAATCAGCAACGCCCTGATAAAGGCCTCTCCTATTCTCCTCTGCTTCTTTTGCGGTTATCCCAGATAAGTATTGGCCTGTGCTTTGATAGCTGGAAATTGAAATTTGGCGGCTTGAAACTGCTTGGATCTGGGGCTGTGCCGGTGCCTCGCTGTTAAACCCCTGATGCTCCTCTTCCGGTGTCGGTGGAGGCGGGCTGTAATCATCATCGTCGCTGCTTCCTCCGCTACCTCCTCCAGAGTCATCGTCATCATAGTTATGCTCCTCATCTATGTTAACATCACTATCGTCATATTCATCATGTACTTCATCTACATCATCTTCCCACTCGTCCGCTTCTTCCTCATCATCATAAACAATTGTTACGTCGTCGCCGTCTACTATTACATCGAAATGTCCGGTGGGGTCTATCCGGTTTATCGGGTTATTACCTACATAGGCGTAGGTATGTTGTGTCCTTGGCTTTGCTATGTTTCCTTTATAGGTATCGGGTTGGATAAACCGGCCTAATGTTAACTCTGTCCGAAACGGATTGCAAGTTGTTT is part of the Metallumcola ferriviriculae genome and harbors:
- a CDS encoding methionine gamma-lyase family protein — protein: MEQYLRQYVDEARKQMGIEETYLREAVGINHRRVLDAFRQERVTDFHFNSSTGYGYGDQGREVLESVFARVFGAEAALVRGQIVSGTHAIYLGLKAMVSKNEKLIYLGNPYDTLKTALGLNEDKPRPHEFNTEIFPLDDSGCVNFGELSKTLNGAPDCVLAIQRSCGYDPNRRSFSMEYIKRIVDFVRQNYPKVRLFVDNCYGEFVEDKEPPMLGVDLTAGSLIKNPGGGIAPGGGYLVGKEELIEIAAELLTAPGLGKDVGASLWDKRLVFQGLFLAPLIVLEALCGMIFSSNLLSTLGFGVSPAPREQRTDIIQRIDFGSRELLLAFCRGIQKYSPIDSQVIPQPGPLPGYAHPVIMAAGTFVQGGSLELSSDAPIHEPFSAFLQGGLSREYTIETVVKSIEIIRD
- a CDS encoding DUF456 domain-containing protein, which produces MLGVAMDTLMLTVIFIFMIIGIAGTLIPLVPGLPLIAAMVLIYAVLDGFQTISLTVLAIFLLLTGVGMAADFLSATIGAKKYGADRLGVYGSIVGMVIGLLTMGPLGLVLGPLAGAIIGETLSGKDFQSALKTGLGSLIGFLGGALIQFLIALLMVGYFIYLVLI
- the glnA gene encoding type I glutamate--ammonia ligase: MENLTKEDVLKLARDNDVQFVRLQFTDIFGVLKNVAITVKQLEKALDGELMFDGSSIEGFVRIEESDMYLKPDPSTFVIFPWRPQEGAVARLICDVYNPDGTPFSGCPRCTLKRVVAEAEELGYSVNVGPEAEFFLFMVDERGLPTTITHDKAGYFDLTPVDLGENARRDMVIALQDIGFEVEASHHEVAPGQHEIDFKYDDALTTADKIATFKFVVRTIAQRHGLHATFMPKPIFGIPGSGMHTHVSLFQGNENVFFDANDKRELSETAYHFIGGLLKHARSFCAITNPTINSYKRLVSGFEAPVYVAWSEKNRSPLLRIPARRGVGTRVEVRNPDPAANPYLALAVIIKAGIDGIKNKIMPPEPTDKNIYDLDAKERNELGIDNLPADLIEAVQELQGSKVVREALGEHLYKRFVDAKIMEWDKYRSQVHDWELQEYLTKF
- the lexA gene encoding transcriptional repressor LexA, with the protein product MSKYPNLSNRQASILDYIYQQISTKGYPPSVREIGAAVGLSSSSTVHSHLAYLQQTGYIRRDPSKPRAIELLDNEFQPKKEMTTVPLVGQITAGEPILASENVEDRYPLPLDLIGNPGEDIFMLKVRGDSMINAGILDGDQILVRSQSTASDGEIVVALLGEEATVKTFYKEASAIRLQPENDSLAPIISRDVQIIGKVIGLYRVIF
- the yneA gene encoding cell division suppressor protein YneA, whose amino-acid sequence is MTQPYLVIGDKKRKAGRIRFILLILCVTIVMWLLGASFFDQNAVGSDQEMVQIVVEEGDSLWSICKELQMEGDIRRMIYQIKIINNLEQSTIYPGQVLLVPVH
- a CDS encoding HNH endonuclease yields the protein METEENYVYKKEVDWSLLNEGLTLPLNNQVVFGRNMGQFLSRGESKSITMILDGRSYQAKITNVNFAERHNRKKDTLQIRYSPNGELSNALKTYFINSFKYISDKRKLREKGDRTMIRLPEDCKEYIAIYTTEYQDTYLLEAIVAEDISILKEIIKNKQERVLEANFNYDVIDGEPAIFETERLVKIRKLNRKIGDNLKLLYDYRCQICGTDVGKKYDSNVVEAHHIDYFIHSLNNDSDNQLITCPNHHSIIHNANPMFDRRRRIYLYPNGIQEGLVLNHHI
- a CDS encoding DNA-3-methyladenine glycosylase family protein — translated: MGTQVFTDNGIELNHIKDSEHKMAYLIDRIGNCTLNLRTDLFQSLIRIIIGQQLSIKAATTIWRRIERDLDEVSPEQIIAAPDDKLRSMGLSRQKISYAKYLSDTVLSDKLNLESMHDLSDKEVLELLTKIKGIGRWSAEMFMIFSQQMTLVLKERLNGSTISRSSPVKKQCKKWARYGSRIEQ
- a CDS encoding DedA family protein is translated as MVQIIETLNDYGIFGLYMSMLLEGSSIPFPGLAVVLTLGNFLDDGLLQLLAVALGMSLAYCAASFIPYLVGLKFQAKIPDYMFSKIRKVQLWFVRYGELSICLSRPFGIGNYISYVAGMSKVNPVRYAVLTLLGIFPWAFSILLLATIYKAGGEVHWLGSYHFGF